The Capsicum annuum cultivar UCD-10X-F1 chromosome 1, UCD10Xv1.1, whole genome shotgun sequence sequence TAGAATTGCTATGCAATCAGAAGCTGCTGTTGTGGCGGCGAATGAGGAGGAGGGTGATGAAACGGCGTCGTTTTGGACGGCGTGTTCGGGTTGTAAATTGTTGCATCAGTTTGATAAGAagtatttagggcataatttgATGTGTCCAAGCTGTAAGAAGAGTTTCGAGGCGATTGAGGTTgaggaaaatggagagaaaagaGTGAGTGAAAGGATTAAGTTTAGGAAAAATGTGAGCTTTGGTTGTTTGAGAAAGAGGGAGGTAGTGGGGAAGGGGAAAATGCGGAGTGTTGGGGAGGTTTTGAAGAGGTCAAGTGGAAAAATGACGAGAAATATTGATGGAATTGGTGTTCGAAGTCAGGTTGGAAGGGGAAAGGGGGTGGTAGAAGTAAGGGATGTGGATTTGGAAGGAGATGTTGAGAGCGATGATGGTTTGATTAAGGGGTTGAAGAGGAGTGCAAGTGGAAAAACGACGAGAAATGTTGATGCTATTGGTGTTGGAAGTGAGGTTGGAAGGCGAAAGAGGGTGGTAGAAGTAAGGGATGTGGATATGGAGGGAGATGTTGAGAGTGACGATTGTTTGATTAAGGGGTTGAGGAGGAGTGCAAGTGGAAAAATGACGAGAACTGTTGATGAAATTGGTGAGGATACGGAAGAAGATGTTGAGAGCGTTGATGGTTGGATTAAGGGGTTGAGATCAAGGACTAATGGTAAGGTGAGGAGAAATGTAGGTGGAGGGGAAGATACAATGACGTTAGCTGAGATGCAGTTGTTAGTGAAGAAGAAGGTGAATAAGGAAAAGATCCCGGTAAAAGATAAGGGGGAAGACAAGGAGGAGAATGTGAAAGCAATGAAGTTCAATTTAACGGAAAAGGGAAGTGAGAAAAGAAAGGAGATGGATTTGAGTTTGATAGAAGAGGAAGATGATGTGGAGATGGAGACGTTGATTGCAAGGGTGAGAGAGAATAGGATGAGGCGCGGAGCTTTAAAGAGAGATGGTTTGGAGGATGGAGGAAGAAGAAGGGATTCAAGTAGTAACAAGGGCAGTAAAGGGTTAAGGCAGGATGATTTGGAGATAATGGCGGAGAATGAGAAGGAGATAATGTTTAATTTAACGGAGAAGGATAGTGAAAAAAGTAAGGAAACGAGTTTGAGTTTGAATGAAGAGGAAGATGAAGTGGAGATGGAGGCACTGATTGCAAGGGTGAGAGATAAAAGGATGAGGCGTGAGGCGTTAAAGGGAGATGGTTTAGAGGATGGAGGAAAAAGAAGGGATTTAAGTAACAACAGGGATGGTAAACGGTTAGCGCAGGATGATTCAGAGATAATGGCAGAGAATGGGAAGGAGGATAATGAGATAGGGATGACGTTTAATTCAATggaaaagaaaagtgaaaaaagaaaagaaacaagttTGAGTTTGGTAGAAGAGGAGGATGAAGTGGAGATGGAGACACTGATTGCGAGGGTGAGAGAGAAAAGGATGAGGCGTGAGGCATTAAAGGGGAATGGTTTGGAGAagggaggaagaagaagaagggattTAAGTAGCAAGAGGTGTTGTAAAGGGTCAAGACAGGATGATTCGGAGATGATGTCAAAGAATGAGAAGACAATGAAGTTAAATTTAATGGAAGAGGAAACAAATTTGACTTTGATAGAAGAGCAAGACGAAGCGGAGATGGAGTCACTGATAGCGAGGGTGAGAAAGAAGAGGACGAGGCGCGAGGTGCGAAGGTCAGATGTTTTAGAGGATGCAGAAAGAAGGCGGGATTTAAGTATCAACACATGTACTTTATCAAAAAGTAGCAAGAAGGGTAAATGGCCTAGGCAAGATGACCTGGAGATAGTGGCAGCGGaaagttttgatctttataaTTTTGACAAGGATAGAGTAGGGAGGAGCTTCAAGAAAGGACAAGTATGGGCTGTTTATGATGACGATGATGGAATGCCAAGGGATTATGCTctgattgatgatgttatttctGTGTATCCCTTTGAGGTGAGACTGAATTTGTTGGAATTTCAAAGTAATAGCGACGAGGCACTACTGCATTGGGGTAGAAGGGGTTTTCATGTTTCTTGTGGGAAGTTTAAGGTTTCTAGGCAGATTTTGGTTAAATCTTTGAAGAAGTTTTCACACGTTGTTGATAGTGAAAGAGCAGCAAGTGAGTTGTATAGGATTTACCCCACAAAAGGTTCAATATGGGCAGTGTATAAAGAGAATGCTTTAGGTGCTGGCAGCAGGTCTCTAATGGAGGATAAGCAATGTTATGATATTTGTGTATCTTTGAGCAGTTACACTGACATACATGGTGTGAGTATCGCATATCTTGAAAGAGTTGATGAATTCAGGACTATTTTCAAGAGGAGAGAGGTAGGGGCTCGTGCTGTTAAGTTGTTAGGGAAGGATGAGCTTAAGTTGTTTTCGCATCGGATTCCTGCAAGGAAGCTATCAGATGAAGAAGCCTCAAACATCTCGAAGTACTGTTGGGAACTGGATCCGTCTTCATTGCCTCGTCCTATTAATTCAGAGAGTTAAAGAGTTTGCCAAATCAGATGGAAATGGACTTCTTACGCTGACCTATTACCACTTGAGAGTACCCTAAAACTGGTTTGCATTGAGCACAATGTTCATTTAAATCACTCTTTACTAGaaagctaagttgctcggactttcCAAAAATGTGGCCGCAGTcgtgtcggattcttcaaaaagcACTACCTTTGAAGGATCTGACACACACccaatgacatttttgaagagtccgaccAGCATAGCTACAAAGTACTCCGCTCACGTATCAAATTGTATCTGATTTGCTTGCCATACTTGTGAATAGAACAACCAATGATGTTCAAACATCATATCAACATGGCCTTTTTTGGTCTTATATTACACTTCCACATTTGCACCACGTTTTGTGTTGTTGATAAAATTTGTCCTAGTTATTACTTttctgaaaaaagaaaatttagtaGCATCATTGAGATAATTAAAATACTGACGAATATATGGAGCTCTGTTGCTTATTATGATAATCGCTGTCTTGATTTTCATGCCTCTGTGGTTTCTTGCTAACTTACTCGAACTCTTCACTtttgttgccgcacccgtgtcgacacgacatgcgtgtgggtgtgggatccataCCCGATCTGGTCATCTGATTTTGGATATTTTGACCAAAATCGACTAGTCCGGACAGATTTAAGAAActttgtaatcaaaacaaaaggtaaggtgaaattaaagaaaatggaatacttgtatatagaaatttctatgttattgctTTTCTTAATAGCACACATATtacgaaaaaaaaagtaaagacataaatttatcatgttttttcattttaCTCTCTTCAAAAAGCAAAGACACATGATACATTACTTTCAATGCACATTTAATGGagggtaaatttggaaaaaatttcCAACATTTGTCTTGAATTGTGaaccattcacttattttgaaacactaaaattgctccaacaattcacttattttgaaacggagggagtatgttACAAGAAAAAGGTACTCCGACAATACAATAAATCGATTCATGTATGCTTAACAATTCCTCGTGTTTAACTAATGAAGAGAGAAATTACATTGTACAAAAATTATACTAAGGCaatgttttttatttatgaatttaagGATTAGAAATTAATAAACAGTCAGGACAGTCAGAGGTGATGTTGATTCACGAGAAGCAACTGGATTCTGTCACAAATGTCTATTAGGTGGTGATTTTATTGGGTGTTCAAGTGATTATCATCTGCCATGAATCGTACCATCTCTTATGAAGATGATCCTTAGCTCACTAATGCCCTAATTGAGGAGAAGGCAAACGAGAAAATATGTTGAGCATGTCAAAGCAAATTGGAGCTGCATTGTTAACATATGGTTCTGGTTTCCAAGTTCGATGACTCCAAATTAATAAACGTGTAAAGCCTTTTACAACTTCTTATTTTGTGTGGTTTGGCATTGGCACCCTATACCTGTTTAATGAAGGAAAAGCTCTAGAATGAGTGTTGTAGAGAGTAAAGTctagaaatattttagaaaggGTAGTGTTATAGAACGAATTAGTCATGTGGAAGCTAATTGTTCACGTTGCTGCTTTCTTCT is a genomic window containing:
- the LOC107850528 gene encoding uncharacterized protein LOC107850528, with the protein product MATDTAAENPQPDPEPEPEYESIRLKTLAEQKYSSGNLKSALKYAKRAVNLHPTAAGVSEILTAFKILHSATVPVISAASAAAGIGNSSAPATTTTPPLPDYYKILQVERFSRTDTIKTQYKKLALALHPDKNPFVASEEAFKVVGEAFRVLSDKIRRKEYDVKLRIAMQSEAAVVAANEEEGDETASFWTACSGCKLLHQFDKKYLGHNLMCPSCKKSFEAIEVEENGEKRVSERIKFRKNVSFGCLRKREVVGKGKMRSVGEVLKRSSGKMTRNIDGIGVRSQVGRGKGVVEVRDVDLEGDVESDDGLIKGLKRSASGKTTRNVDAIGVGSEVGRRKRVVEVRDVDMEGDVESDDCLIKGLRRSASGKMTRTVDEIGEDTEEDVESVDGWIKGLRSRTNGKVRRNVGGGEDTMTLAEMQLLVKKKVNKEKIPVKDKGEDKEENVKAMKFNLTEKGSEKRKEMDLSLIEEEDDVEMETLIARVRENRMRRGALKRDGLEDGGRRRDSSSNKGSKGLRQDDLEIMAENEKEIMFNLTEKDSEKSKETSLSLNEEEDEVEMEALIARVRDKRMRREALKGDGLEDGGKRRDLSNNRDGKRLAQDDSEIMAENGKEDNEIGMTFNSMEKKSEKRKETSLSLVEEEDEVEMETLIARVREKRMRREALKGNGLEKGGRRRRDLSSKRCCKGSRQDDSEMMSKNEKTMKLNLMEEETNLTLIEEQDEAEMESLIARVRKKRTRREVRRSDVLEDAERRRDLSINTCTLSKSSKKGKWPRQDDLEIVAAESFDLYNFDKDRVGRSFKKGQVWAVYDDDDGMPRDYALIDDVISVYPFEVRLNLLEFQSNSDEALLHWGRRGFHVSCGKFKVSRQILVKSLKKFSHVVDSERAASELYRIYPTKGSIWAVYKENALGAGSRSLMEDKQCYDICVSLSSYTDIHGVSIAYLERVDEFRTIFKRREVGARAVKLLGKDELKLFSHRIPARKLSDEEASNISKYCWELDPSSLPRPINSES